DNA sequence from the Carassius carassius chromosome 6, fCarCar2.1, whole genome shotgun sequence genome:
tgtgtgtatgcatggtATTTAACGTGTGGTTCTGTGATGTATTTTGATTGGCCGTCGTCTTCGCAGCCGTGTTGGTCTTCTTCTGCGGTATTCGTGCAGCTGCTCCCGGTACTCACGGTGGTGCATGGACACGTAACCGCAGGGATCACACAGATCCTGAGACAGAGAGACACCTGACTGAGATGCTGCAACATACTGTGGTTAAGGCAGTCAGATATGTGACCCTAGAGCAcagaaccagtcttaagtcgctgaggTATATTATtaccaatagccaaaaaaacattgtatgggtcaaattttttccttttaagccaaaaatcatttgggtattaaataaagatcatgttccaagaagatatttagtaaatgtcctactgtaaatataccaaaacttaatttttgattagtaatatacattgctaagaattcatttggaccattttaaaggtgattttgtcaatatttaaatttttttgcaccctcagattccagattctcaaatatttgtatctcggccaaatattgtcagatcccaATAAACATacatcatacatcaatggaaagcttatttattcagctttgagatgatgtataaatctcaatttccaaaaattgacacttaagagggttttgtagtccagggtcacatatggtgtTGTACTGTACCGGGTAAGAGGCATGGAAGAGTTTGTAACCCCCCAGCAGCAGGTAGAGCTCAGGATAGAGCAGGCTGGGATACACATTCACTCGTCTGTCCAGCCTCCTCAGATACTGACACCTGTTGAGCAGGTAAGAAGAGTGTGTGTCATCATAGAcacactcagtgtgtgtgtgtgtgtgtgtgtgtgtgtgtgtgtgtgtggagagtgtTTCTCACAGATGTGGGGCTCTTTCCGATGAGAACTCGCAGTGTAAGACGATCAGTTTCCGTGGCAACGAGCCTCTCTCCTCCGTGATTGAGTCGGATGGATGAGGCGCCCGCTGCCCCCTCGTCCTCCAGGAGGAGGTGTTTCCTGCGGAGCAGGGGGAGAGTTCAGCTCCTGCCGAGGCCTGACGCACCGCCTGCTGGATCTGAGACTCACTGTACAGATTCACTGCTCCCTGAAGGAGTTAAAGGTTGAGATATGAAGACCAAACAACCTGCTGATGAATTCAGTGtgacattaatatataaaaatattaagtttgGAGTAAAATTGTGATACTTTTATTGagtgaggatgcattaaatggatcaaaagtgacagtaaagacatttataaagttgcaaaatatttctatttcaaataaattctgtttatttgagctttctatttatcaaagaatactgaaaaatatatgatggtttccacaaaaatattgattaaaacattattgataataaatatttcttgaggaGAAGATCATCGTATtacagtgatttctgaagatcatgtgacactgaagactggaggaatgatgatggaaattcagctttgcatcacagaaataaattaaagtttacaaTATATACTCATAGAaaccagttgttttaaattgtcacaatatttcacaatattgtattttgaaaatattgtatttttgatcaaataaatgcatcataaATGTACTGTTCACAGTATGCTATTCTGTCACAGACTCACTCAATGTTtggattttgaaaatatatttttaggtaaaGTTGAAACTGGGCATTGGATTGATTAGATCTTTAATGGAGATATTCACCATGAGCACCTCATTACATTAAAACACACAAGTACCCTAATGTGTCCTCCTTGGTACTCGTACGGGTAACGACAGTCAACGATGAGGAAATCCTCGACTGCAGGACCAAACTGACCTCTGATCAATGACGCCACCTTCAGATCAGAGCAGACAATATTTTATCATTCAAATAAACTCATAAAATGATAGTGTAACAACCTATGTTTCCATCTCAGCTCTTTTGAGATTAAAAGGACATTACaatgagaaagagaaaagaaaatcacACTATTATCAGAGTGTTTGGATCTACTTCAGCTCTGGAAATGTTACTCACGGTGTGAGCGCTGACACAGTGGAGCTCCTGATGACCACCCCTCTCAACAGGAAGCAGGTGTTGCTATGGAGATAACAGAACTGAGACTGAAAATGTAACCAAACCACGTTCAGACCTTCATCAGCTTTTAATCTCTTTAGATAAAAACATCTACTAaatccataaatgtaaatattaatctAAAACATAATCCAACTCAAAAACGCATTCTGCTTTTAAGCAATCAACAACTGATACTAGCATTCaacattttgagatttttttaatgtattttttaagtctcttctggtcacaaaggctacatttatttgattaaaaatacagtaatattgtgaacaattattacaatgtaaaagaaCGGATTTCTATGTGaagttaatgtaaaatgtaatttagcatcattaatccagtctccagagtcaaatgatccttcagaaatcattctacgcTTAGATCATTTCCTCATTGATAAACCttttgaaatatgtcatatagTTCAATTTTGCTTTTGCAGAACTAACCTTACTGAAGTCTCCTATGAGTGTGAGGTCACTGACGGCGTCCTGAGTGACGTGTGTGGGCGGGGCTTCCCGCCGTGACCTCAGCTGTCCGAGCCTCACAGCCGCCTGCAGACGAGCAGAGAGTGAAGAACAAAtaacacaagcatctttcagctcCGATGCTAAACCTCTCTCTGTTAGTGCATGATCTCCTCCTCACCGCTAGGTCGACCTCATCCGTCTCTGGAGGGCGACTGTCGTCCTCTTCTGGGTCACTGCGGTACTGTCTCCATGTTCGGCCCGCTGCCTCCGTCTCATCTGCAGCCGAGAATCTACTGGACAGACGCACGCGCAGTCGCTTCTGCGGGACAAATCACGAGGTCATCACTTTGAATGCAGGTGCAATGAAACACACCCTTTATGAGCTTGACCCAGTTTATAAAACAGTACAGTGCAAAGTACCATTTCAACACACAGacccaaacaaacagacaaaaccaGATGTCTACCAAAACTACAAACCATTATACACTAAAAACATGATAATAAATTCctgtttgcaatatcaagcagcataacagaatgttttgttcaaataaaataacTGGAAGCAAGTGACACCGGGAGTTTCCCTCATTTAAGGTGGATGATTAGGTGCATATtaaatttacatgtatatttcaAATGACATTCTGGTTACATTAGTAATAATATGTCAATGAGTGTATATATAAGCGTCACTGACAATGGCTCGCTCGTTCTCCTTATTGGTAGGAAAATCACGACGGTTCCTCCACAGACTCCTGGGCTGGACGTAAAAAGTGCATAAAAAGATCATCAGATACATTATGAGAGTTGTAAAGGGGTTAaagtgtcatgaaaataatgtcaaaataaatatcATGTTCTAAGTATTCCTTTTTATTTGCTGTGTTTGGTTACTGTATCCTACCGTGTTTGAAGAGGAGTCAGGAGACAGGCTTCTGCCGAGACAAACACAGCACATATGACGGCTTGTTCTCTAATGCAGTGGCTTTAGAAAAGAATCTCCCtctaaatcttttttaacatggatgttataagttgcactgggtaaatacagtattattttaaaggggggtgattcttttctttaCACACTGTAACTGTGAAACCGGTTTATTACAAGTAATTAAAACAacttgaaaaataaacatttgagtgAGTTACCAGGGCAACATTTGTCATTTGGCTTACCTTGATGTGCTGaagtaactaaaactgaaataaaaatgactaaaaactataaaagacatatttaaaaaaaaataattaaaaattacaaaaacacaaaatttctacaactataaattaaattaaaacagaaaatataaagaaataaaaacaaattcaaaataataataaaaaacaaggaTAGTTTCTTGATAGTAAAGTAACACTGCTGTCATCAACGCAGATTATTaatgaaatgcattattaaaatgaggtcatgtgtgtttattttaccTTGCTCGTCGTCTTCTCACTGCAGAGACTAAAAGAAAATTCACAGTAAATTGCACTATATTTCATAACTGTGGATGAACGGTTCTGAATAGTGAAGGACAAAATTTAATCAAGCAATTTTCCTGGTTTCTAATTCTTAtaattaatgaatatataaagaatacagtatatgcattttGCATCAAGCAGAAACATTTGGGGAGAGGtgagaggataaaaaaaaaagatcaaacagAGCCTTCAAACATACGACAATACTAATCTAAATGTGCAAAAAACAGGAGCTGAACCAGCTTGAGATTGAAGTGTCCTCAGAGGAGAgttaatttagtgtgtgtgtgtgtgtgtgtgtgtgtgtgtgagagagagagaagctctTGTCCAGACCTGTCGGCGTCTCTCTCTCCCTGGAGAGGATGTTGAGCAGTGGGCCGGTGCATTCAGGCGTCAAAACAAGCTTTCTCCAGGGGAGCGAGCTCTTCAGACTTAAACACAATGTGCATCAAATAGAAGTTATTACATAAAACGAAACGAATCagtaaaaaaatctaacaataaagtaaaaaattaaatatgcattaaaactGACAACTGACAGTTTATATTAAACCACTTTAATGATCACTTTAAATATTATTGAGGGTAGCCTACGTTTAGAAAACATGGCAGTTCTGTATAACAAAATGTTTTACACTTTCTTTGTGTTCTGTTTTATTGATATTGTTATAGATCAATATGAACAGTatgataattaattaataatagctATAGTAAATATTCACAacaaatatcaatattaattatatatatagatatattaaaaatgcatatttaatatcaCTTTAATTaccttaaaataatattacaaaagaaatgaatgtaaaaagtaaaaagtctGAGTTGTCTCACCCCTCCTGACACTGGAGGTTCTGCAGGCTGAAGGAGAGCTCACTGACCGGAGAAGAGTGAGAGTCTGGGGCTGTCAGATCACAATCTGCCTCCTCATCAGCAGCCATTGATCAGTGCTGCACACTCTCCTGCTGCACTGAAGACTCAAGTCAAATATCATATGAGCTGTGCCTCATCATCATGTGAATGTCTCATCGCATCTCCTCTCCTTGGAAACTCGTGTTGCTACAACAGGCTTCACGTGAGCCGCGGTGCGCGTCGCGTCGCTCCCTCGAGCCGCTCTGACATCATCCTCACACAGGAACAGAACAGAGCCATCTGGAGAATCGCTTCAGAAAGTGGAAGCTGTGCCCTTCACTGATTTACAGAAACTGCCTTATTTAGTGGAACAGAAACAGTGtttcttaaagaaacagttcacagtCGTCTACTCAGTCCCATGATGTTTTAATTATGTATGACAAGTTCTTTCATGaaacacaaaaattattttgCTGAATATATGGACTACcataaaaattatgcatttaatggTAATCCCCATCCACTTCAATAATATAGAACAAGCAGCCTGTGTTCAGATACATTTGCATGTAGCTTTTATTATGCAGCTTTTATGCAAAATGTCACAGCAGCCTTAAACTGAGCCATTGTTTATGTATCATTTATAGCTTTTCACGTTTCCTTAgtcataattaaatatttaaatttatttatttaaataaaaaaaatatataaatgtttttctgaATCATAATTTCTGCACTATTGTTGCCGACTCTATGCATTAACTCCAGGGATGTTGTGCTTTTTCCATGGACTGCATAAAAGCATAGACATTAAAAGTATAAAAGGCTTTATCACATGTTCAAAGTGGGTGGTGTAATTCTAACCAATCGTCGTGAACATATAGAAAAACAAGAGCGTTCTGAAGTGCTGATTGGTCAGTGGCATGGCAATGACGCATTAGCCCCGCCTCTATCAGGAAGCTGGCTGTCATGTGACTTGTTTGTTGGCGATCTGTTGTACGGAACCGCATAATTTCATTACAGACAAACGAGCGCTTGTCCCGGGTAATTCCCCCTTTCCCCCCGCTGTCCTCCTATCTCCCTTCTCCGCCATGGACGAGACGAGCCCGCTAGTCTCTCCGCTTCGCGATTCCAACGAGTTCACCTACGGTCCCGCCGAGCCGACGAGTCCCCGGGGCGGATTTGGAGGGACGCCGGGCTCCGTGGTGCGTCTCCCGGCGGGGAGTCCCGGACGCAGCCGCGAGCGACAGCCGCTTCTGGACCGAGACCGAGGAGCGTCGGCCCGCGACCCGCACAGGAACGAGTTCCCGGAGGATCCGGAGTTCAGAGAGATCATCCGGAAGGCGGATCGGGCCATCGATGAGGGCATCTACCCCGAGCGCATCTACCAGGGCTCCAGCGGCAGCTACTTCGTCAAAGACATCGGAGGGGTGAGAGGTCATCATGTCTTGATTTGTGCCCCGTTACATAAGCGCAGTTTTCATTGCATTCACCGCTTCAGAGCTGAtcgtgttgtgtgtgtttgaataagTGTAACAGTGTGTCATCAGGTCAGGCCTCGAGTCATGCAAACCAGACATCTGTCTCTAGCCTACAGTTCAAGTTGAGTTTGTCACGACAATTGTGTGTTTCTTCATCTGCAGAcacttttatgtgtttttgtaatatgaatgtaaaaGTGGTAAACTGTCTTGGAAACTTTTGAACACCTCACTTTGGTTAATTATTTAGCATTTCTATTGCACCCTTGTTTGGACCCAGATGTGTAATTGAAAATGATGAATGTGTGATAAGACCAGGTTAAACTGTGGTCAAATTTACCTTTAGGGGCGTTGGACACATTGCTGTGTCAGTACACAGGACAGCAGCATTATCAGGCCCGTAGTTGAAAATCAATATCACTAGTGTTTGATCGATAGACAGAAAGCTTACCTGCACTTCCTTTTTGAAGCTCTGTTTAGTGAAACAACATTATCATGCAGAGATAGAGCTCATATCAGTACATACTCAGTTACCCTATACTTGCAAtactttatttttgtgaaaatacaGAAGCGTTCAGGGTTGTTTAGTAACCGTGGTCATTTCATCAGTGCATACTCAGTTCCTctcttctttaaataaaaactgtGGAGTTACCATGATTCACCTAAATCTGCAGCATGACTTCTAGCTGTGAAGAGGGTTAGACATTGGGCTTTCTTTCATTCAGCCACAGAATCACAAAATGCCATAACTCTCGCTTTAGACCTGGTTTGTAGTTTGACTCCCTTCCTTCGGAAAGATCTCAAAGGTTAAAATGGGTTTTTATTGGTTATATTTATCAGAAAGCAAAGGGTTGTTCAATGTGTGAGAGGAAGTTTGTAATGACTGATAATAATCCTGAAAGGAAAATATGGACTTTAAAAAACAGACTCTTCCAGTTTTACAACATCAAAATGAAGAGGAACTACATGTTTATGTGGGAGTTCCTagtgttgataaaaaataaaaatatcaatttctATCTGCACACAAGTTGGAAACAAACccatttttcatttataatgtaatCCTGGTGAATTTGACAAGAAGTGAGCTTCTGGCTAGTCATATAGGACATGATTATTAGTCATGATGATTAGTTGTTTTAGTGAGTCTGATCAGAGTTGACTGAATTAAGCTACATACTCCGGCCTGCAGGAGGCAGAACTGAGGTGATCTGATACCTGTTGGTGTTTCGTTTTCTTGTGAGATGTTCCTCATGTCTTTGATCTTCAGCGGTGCAGGGCTGGTGTTCGTCCTCTCAGTAGTGAACGTGCTGGAAGCTTCATCTGCTCACTAGTGAGGCAGCTCACATGAGTCACAGGGCACATGACCACATGTATGGTCAGTTTCTCATTCACATCAAATCAAATCACAGATGAGTCACGGAGGCCAGATGAAGTCTTTGTTAAAAGTCACTCTTAGTTGGGaaatcagtttttaaaaataaggTTAAATGTGTAACTGTTGTGAAACTTGCATTTCTGGGTtcggtaagattttaaaatgttttctaaagATGTCACTTATGCTCACTTAAACTCAcgtaagctgcatttatttgattagaaaataaataaaaaaaatccaatattgtggaatattattactatttaaaagtactgttttctgtgtgaatgtattttaaaatgtaatgtatttctgtgatgcacagatgtattttcagcatcattcctccagtcttcagtgtcacatgatcctccagaaatcattctaatatactgatttgctgctcaggaaacatttattattattatcaatgctgaaaacggtcatcctgcttcatatttttgtggaaactgggatacatttttttccaggactctttgatgaatagaaagttcaaatccTTCATTGCAtcataaaatgtctttactgacacctTTGATCACTTCAATGCATccttgtttaattattattatttatttttatcgtccttttttgttgttgcagcATGTTAAACTAGGATATGATAATGTGTTTAACCTCAACATAATTACACATAACCTTGGTTATGAATGTGATTTTAGTCTTAATATGTGAGATGTAAAGTGTACGGGAGCATTGGTTGTACTGTCATGTTAAAGAGTAACGTGTGAAAGGCTCAGTTTGAGCAGATGTTTGCTCTGAACAGCACACATCGCTTCAGGAAACCTGACCTGAAATGTCCTCTCTCTTCTCCAACAGAAGATCATCGGCGTCTTCAAACCAAAGAACGAGGAACCGTACGGACAGCTGAACCCCAAATGGACCAAATGGCTGCAGAAGCTCTGCTGTCCGTGTTGTTTCGGCCGGGACTGTCTGGTCCTGAATCAGGGCTATCTGTCAGAGGCCGGCGCCAGTTTAGTGGACCAGAAACTAGATCTCAACATCGTGCCGCGCACCAAGGTATGAGAACGACTCCCACAGTTGTGCATCTTCAGCGAAACCAAAAGCGAGGTGAATGAGGACATGAGAAAGTAGGGTGATAGTCGTGATGGTTTGGTGTTTGTTAGTCAACCTCTTTCGTTTCCTGCTGTTAGCACGCCTGAAAACACACTAGTCAACCGCACAGCTAAATGTAATGGCTCACTCTCCCACTACATCTCTGTTGCTGACTCTTACAAGAGGAGACACATATGTGTTGTATAAAGCCTTCTCtgtgctctctttctctcaggtgGTGTATTTAGCAAGCGATACGTTTAATTACAGCGCCATCGACCGAGTAAAGTCTCGAGGAAAGAGGTTAGCGCTAGAAAAAGTGCCCAAGGTGGGCCAACGGTTCCACCGGATTGGCCTTCCACCCAAGGTGAGTTTATGACAGCGCCACCTTTCTGCCTGgaggaagatgttttttttttttttagatgttgcatgttaataaagtattattttgatatcaagatatacatacatattattttccatattcatttgaatataaaaatatttcagtagacatttatttcaagtaaaaaaatttttttttaatgattttagctTTAGTTAATTATGATAACCCTATATGAAATATATAGAATGCAATAGTACTGTTTcagaagtaaaaatgtaattaattgcttCTATCGAGACAGACCTGCCATCAGCTCTGACATTGTTGAGCGATATTATATGCTACTGCAAGCTCTTAAACAACTTATCAAGGCTAATTTGATCATGCCATTCGCAATGGAATGAGTTGTTCATTGACTCAAAAGATTATTGTACCTTTATTTTGGTACAAATCAAGGTTTGTAATGTAATCAATTCTTAAAAGAAAGCTGATGAAAAATGTGTTGGTTTATACACATTGTTGGCCATTGTAGCTTTGTGAACTCGTGTCCATTGGTTGTTTG
Encoded proteins:
- the cdc25d gene encoding cell division cycle 25 homolog d, yielding MAADEEADCDLTAPDSHSSPVSELSFSLQNLQCQEGLKSSLPWRKLVLTPECTGPLLNILSRERETPTVSAVRRRRARSLSPDSSSNTPRSLWRNRRDFPTNKENERAIKRLRVRLSSRFSAADETEAAGRTWRQYRSDPEEDDSRPPETDEVDLAAAVRLGQLRSRREAPPTHVTQDAVSDLTLIGDFSKQHLLPVERGGHQELHCVSAHTVASLIRGQFGPAVEDFLIVDCRYPYEYQGGHIRGAVNLYSESQIQQAVRQASAGAELSPCSAGNTSSWRTRGQRAPHPSDSITEERGSLPRKLIVLHCEFSSERAPHLCQYLRRLDRRVNVYPSLLYPELYLLLGGYKLFHASYPDLCDPCGYVSMHHREYREQLHEYRRRRPTRLRRRRPIKIHHRTTR
- the LOC132142809 gene encoding phosphatidylinositol 4-kinase type 2-alpha-like produces the protein MDETSPLVSPLRDSNEFTYGPAEPTSPRGGFGGTPGSVVRLPAGSPGRSRERQPLLDRDRGASARDPHRNEFPEDPEFREIIRKADRAIDEGIYPERIYQGSSGSYFVKDIGGKIIGVFKPKNEEPYGQLNPKWTKWLQKLCCPCCFGRDCLVLNQGYLSEAGASLVDQKLDLNIVPRTKVVYLASDTFNYSAIDRVKSRGKRLALEKVPKVGQRFHRIGLPPKVGSFQLFVEGYKDADFWLRKFEAEPLPENTNRQLQLQFERLVVLDYIIRNTDRGNDNWLLKYDCPMDTSSNRDSDWVVVKDPIIKLAAIDNGLAFPLKHPDSWRAYPFYWAWLPQAKVTFSPEIQDLVLPKLSDPNFIKDLEEDLYELFKKDPGFDRGQFKKQVSVMRGQILNLIQALREGKSPLQLVQMPSVIVETARAPQRASSESYTQSFQSRRPFFTRW